From one Nitrospira sp. genomic stretch:
- a CDS encoding ABC transporter permease, producing the protein MRIHSPFSLSRFWAIVVKEFIQMRRDRVTFGMMIGVPLIQLVLFGFAINADPKHLPTAVLLSDYGAHGRTLLQAIRNSNYFEFVREVKTEQEAEEVLARGEAQFVINIPPNFSRDVLRGEHPAILVEADATDPAATSNAIGSLRVLMATALQQDLRGPLEYVAGSHDPIELRVHARYNPEAITQYNIVPGLMGVVLTMTMVMITGLAITRERERGTMENLLSMPTRPFEVMIGKVLPYILVGYVQVILILLSAHLLFGVPVEGNLPMLFVSALVFIVANLAMGITFSTLAQNQLQAMQLSFFFFLPSLLLSGFMFPFRGMPQWAQSIGEMLPLTHFLRIVRGIMLKGNGVEEVVLQLWQIALFAVVVLVVGVKRYRQTLD; encoded by the coding sequence ATGAGGATCCATTCGCCATTTTCATTATCCCGTTTCTGGGCGATCGTGGTGAAAGAGTTCATCCAGATGCGCCGCGACCGGGTGACGTTTGGGATGATGATTGGGGTGCCGTTGATCCAGCTTGTCCTGTTCGGCTTCGCGATCAATGCCGATCCGAAACATCTGCCGACGGCTGTACTGCTGTCCGACTACGGTGCTCATGGGAGGACGCTTCTGCAAGCCATCCGCAACAGCAACTACTTTGAGTTTGTCCGGGAGGTAAAGACCGAGCAGGAAGCTGAGGAGGTGTTGGCACGAGGGGAGGCCCAGTTCGTGATCAACATTCCGCCGAACTTCTCGCGCGACGTGCTTCGCGGCGAGCACCCAGCCATCCTTGTCGAAGCCGATGCGACCGATCCCGCTGCGACGAGCAATGCGATCGGCTCGTTACGGGTATTGATGGCGACGGCGCTCCAACAGGACCTGAGGGGTCCATTGGAGTATGTGGCCGGAAGTCACGACCCGATCGAGTTGCGCGTTCACGCCCGCTATAACCCGGAAGCCATCACGCAATACAACATCGTGCCGGGGCTGATGGGTGTGGTGCTGACCATGACGATGGTGATGATTACTGGTCTTGCCATCACCCGTGAACGAGAACGGGGAACGATGGAGAATCTCCTGTCGATGCCCACAAGACCGTTTGAAGTCATGATCGGCAAGGTGTTGCCATACATTTTGGTCGGCTATGTCCAGGTCATCCTCATTCTCCTGTCGGCTCATCTGCTGTTTGGTGTGCCGGTGGAAGGCAATCTTCCTATGTTGTTTGTGTCAGCGTTGGTGTTCATTGTGGCCAACCTGGCGATGGGGATCACGTTTTCTACCTTGGCGCAAAACCAACTGCAAGCCATGCAGCTGTCGTTCTTTTTCTTTTTGCCGTCTCTGCTGCTATCGGGCTTTATGTTCCCCTTTCGCGGCATGCCGCAATGGGCACAGTCGATCGGCGAGATGCTGCCGCTCACGCATTTTCTACGGATTGTACGAGGGATCATGTTGAAGGGGAACGGAGTCGAAGAGGTTGTGCTGCAACTGTGGCAGATCGCTCTGTTCGCTGTAGTGGTATTAGTGGTTGGGGTGAAGCGGTATCGTCAAACGTTGGACTAA
- a CDS encoding efflux RND transporter periplasmic adaptor subunit: MLWVLVAIGLAGCKQEAGSMPAQPVPQVEVVTVQTQIIPDEPEFIGRAEASRPVEIRSQVTGILKAVLYPEGRDVKKGEQLYQIDPVPFKAAVASAKAKIAQAEARVVQARQDLARVKPLLADQAVSQKDVDDAIAQELSANAALQGAQADLIKAQFDLDNTLITAPISGIIERSRYYEGRLVSAQTDLLTTIHRVDPMYVVVNVPETFILKRRRDIEAKRITHPGDYQLRGRLTLMDGTAYPQEGVLDLLEPGLRTETSTRQTRITFPNPNRIILPGQFVKVRFTGDTKTNAVLIPQRSVLQGPQGPFVFVVNREEKVEIRDVVAADWKGDQWLIDHGLNAGDRVVVNGIMQIGPGAPVNAVPWIAANAESTPARPQ, encoded by the coding sequence ATGTTGTGGGTGTTGGTCGCAATTGGATTAGCCGGCTGTAAACAGGAAGCCGGGTCAATGCCGGCGCAGCCGGTGCCTCAGGTAGAAGTGGTCACGGTTCAGACTCAAATTATTCCTGATGAACCGGAGTTTATCGGTCGAGCGGAGGCCTCCCGTCCAGTTGAGATCCGGTCGCAAGTCACGGGAATTTTGAAGGCGGTGCTGTATCCTGAAGGCCGCGACGTGAAAAAGGGCGAGCAGCTGTATCAGATCGATCCGGTACCCTTCAAGGCGGCGGTTGCCAGTGCCAAGGCCAAGATCGCACAGGCAGAGGCGCGGGTCGTCCAGGCCCGGCAGGATTTGGCCCGGGTGAAGCCGTTGTTGGCCGACCAGGCCGTGAGCCAAAAAGATGTCGATGATGCGATTGCTCAAGAGTTGTCGGCAAATGCGGCGCTGCAAGGGGCGCAGGCCGACCTCATCAAGGCTCAGTTCGATCTGGACAACACGCTTATTACGGCTCCGATCAGCGGCATCATTGAACGCAGCCGATACTATGAAGGACGGTTGGTCTCGGCTCAAACCGATTTACTGACCACGATCCATCGGGTCGATCCCATGTACGTGGTGGTGAACGTGCCGGAGACGTTCATCCTGAAACGTCGACGGGACATTGAAGCGAAGCGAATTACCCATCCGGGCGACTATCAATTGCGAGGACGGCTCACACTTATGGATGGGACCGCCTATCCTCAGGAAGGCGTCCTCGATCTCTTGGAGCCGGGGTTGCGGACGGAAACCAGCACACGCCAAACGCGTATCACGTTTCCGAATCCCAACCGGATCATTCTGCCGGGGCAATTTGTGAAGGTCCGATTCACCGGCGATACGAAAACGAACGCAGTCCTCATCCCGCAACGATCGGTCTTGCAGGGCCCGCAGGGTCCGTTTGTCTTTGTGGTGAACCGTGAGGAAAAGGTCGAGATTCGAGACGTCGTCGCAGCGGATTGGAAAGGAGATCAGTGGCTCATCGATCACGGCTTGAATGCCGGCGATCGAGTCGTTGTCAATGGGATCATGCAGATCGGCCCTGGGGCACCAGTGAATGCGGTGCCTTGGATTGCCGCCAATGCGGAGTCTACCCCCGCTCGTCCTCAGTAA
- a CDS encoding efflux transporter outer membrane subunit — protein MRKIAIIVLSLLLLSCSLGPDYKRPPADGEDRFRMADGSSELPSLANLPWWDLLRDDQLQQLIRTALAENRDLQRAVATVEEFRARALVARSDYLPGISLSSSLPAGRKANFLFPGFASPFNYYLLGNLAWEVDLWGRVRRTNEAARADLLSKEENRRAVTIQLVSAVAEAYFNLLQFDLQLDVAKRTLQSWEESVRIAQARLRQGMTSKLDADQFEAERANAAARTAELERQMIQAENHLSVLLGRKPFSIARGRSLDEQIVPPTVPAGLPSELLQRRPDILVAEQQLAAATARIGAAKADRFPKVTLTGLLGVAHPSLSLLFTDPSSFGVFSAAIATPLLNAQVLGFQQEAVEAQSKQALAQYQQTILTAFREVEDALVAVRTARVQGEAQQQQVAALQSALKLAELRYKGGLANYLDVLVARRNLFESELALTSTRRLLLASTVQLYKALGGGWNPEKPAGDGPKG, from the coding sequence GTGCGTAAAATTGCGATCATCGTACTGTCATTGCTGCTTCTATCCTGTTCACTGGGGCCGGATTACAAGCGGCCACCGGCTGATGGAGAGGACCGCTTCCGAATGGCTGATGGTTCTTCTGAACTGCCGTCCTTGGCAAACTTACCCTGGTGGGATCTCCTCCGCGATGACCAGCTTCAGCAACTCATTCGTACGGCGCTCGCCGAAAATAGGGATCTTCAGCGGGCCGTCGCAACGGTCGAAGAGTTTCGAGCCAGGGCGCTCGTTGCACGATCGGACTATCTTCCTGGTATCTCGCTTTCGTCCAGTCTACCGGCCGGCCGCAAGGCGAACTTTCTTTTTCCTGGGTTTGCCAGTCCGTTCAACTATTACCTGTTAGGTAACCTGGCGTGGGAAGTCGATCTGTGGGGGCGGGTGCGGCGAACAAATGAAGCCGCACGAGCGGATCTCTTGTCCAAGGAGGAGAACCGGCGTGCCGTCACGATTCAGCTGGTCAGTGCTGTTGCGGAAGCGTACTTTAATCTGCTCCAGTTCGATCTCCAGCTCGATGTTGCGAAACGGACCTTGCAGTCTTGGGAAGAATCGGTGCGCATCGCGCAGGCTCGATTGCGCCAGGGAATGACCTCAAAGCTCGATGCAGACCAGTTTGAGGCGGAGCGTGCGAATGCTGCGGCTCGTACAGCGGAGCTTGAACGGCAAATGATCCAAGCGGAGAATCACCTGAGTGTCTTGCTGGGACGTAAGCCCTTTAGCATCGCTCGTGGCCGTTCATTGGATGAACAGATTGTACCTCCCACGGTTCCTGCTGGTCTGCCTTCCGAATTACTGCAGAGGCGGCCGGATATCTTGGTCGCCGAGCAACAGCTCGCAGCGGCCACGGCTCGTATCGGTGCCGCGAAAGCCGATCGATTTCCCAAAGTCACGCTGACCGGCTTACTGGGGGTGGCGCATCCCTCGCTCTCGTTGCTGTTTACCGATCCCTCTTCCTTCGGTGTGTTCAGCGCTGCGATCGCGACTCCATTGCTCAACGCACAAGTGTTGGGCTTTCAACAGGAAGCCGTCGAGGCGCAAAGCAAGCAAGCCCTGGCGCAATACCAACAAACCATCTTGACGGCCTTTCGCGAGGTGGAAGATGCCCTGGTCGCCGTGCGTACGGCTCGTGTACAGGGTGAGGCGCAGCAACAACAGGTTGCCGCGTTACAGTCTGCCCTCAAGCTGGCGGAATTGCGGTACAAGGGAGGGCTGGCGAATTATCTGGATGTGTTGGTTGCGCGTCGAAATCTCTTTGAATCAGAGCTGGCCTTGACGAGTACACGCCGGTTACTATTGGCGTCGACCGTTCAGCTGTATAAAGCGCTTGGCGGCGGGTGGAATCCTGAGAAGCCTGCAGGCGATGGGCCCAAAGGGTAG
- a CDS encoding multidrug efflux RND transporter permease subunit — MISHTFIDRPIFASVVSIVVVVMGLLAMQFLPIAQFPEITPPVVQIDADYPGASAEVAAEAVARPIEVTLPGIDNLLYYESTSSNDGHVTIKLTFEIGTNPDIAQVQTQNREKLAEPQLPPEVVRQGISVKKMSPDLVLVVALKSTDPRHDAVFLSNYATLRIVDDLKRVKGVGDALVFGQQNYSMRIILNPLLMAKLDLTPSDITAIIREQNRDYPAGTIGREPAPKGTELTIPIITKGRLTEVKDFEELIVRALPDGSTVRLKDVARIELGAQAYGLEGRWNSKPTTFILTFLSPGANALDTVRRTRAQMDELAKNFPASVSYDTPYDTTRFIEISIKEVVKTLLEAMVLVVFVVYLFLQTWRATIIPTVAVPVSLIGTFIGLYALGFSINTITLFGMVLAIGIVVDDAIVVVENVERHMREDRLSAKEAAKRAMNEVTEPIIAIVLVLVSVFAPVGFIGGITGALYKQFAATIAISVTVSGFVALTLSPALCGVVLTIHQGRRSGFWEWFDRQFGRTQRGYTRITSALLVRPIRVMAVFVLLLVASIGLFEKLPKSFLPEEDQGYFIVIAQLPDGASKQRTVAVLERVERFFQAIPAVHSTDALTGQNFVFGTRGPNSATMFVPLQLWDERPEPQYHAKALVGAAYGEFAKIPEALLLAFNAPAIRGVGAVGGFSAQLQDPSSGDFKKFAMVAQQFVERAQKEPAIGRVGTNFRVSSPRLYANVNRERAKALGVPISDIFDTLQAYFGNFYINDFVKFGRVYHVQTEADAEFRATPQNLSNIYVRAVNARGINMIPLDTLVTAEYQSGPDPVNHFNGYNTALLLGAAAPGFSSGQALEALDRVAKEVLVPQGYAIDWSNISFQERRVGGQSNQVFVIGLLMVFLVLAAQFESWVVPFAVILAVPFGIFGALTAVWLRGFENDLYFQIGLVTLIGLSAKNAILIVEFANTRYEAGRPLIEAVVEAARLRFRPIIMTSMAFIFGMFPLVIASGAGAASRQSIGTGVLGGMLGATFLAIFFVPLFYVLIRKWTQGRAHAGVVATRLTESPSPEGKA; from the coding sequence GTGATTTCACATACATTTATTGACCGGCCGATTTTTGCTTCAGTGGTGTCGATCGTTGTGGTCGTGATGGGACTGCTGGCCATGCAGTTCCTGCCGATCGCGCAGTTCCCGGAAATCACTCCGCCGGTGGTCCAGATCGATGCGGACTATCCCGGCGCCAGCGCCGAAGTCGCGGCGGAAGCCGTCGCGCGTCCGATCGAGGTGACACTGCCGGGTATCGACAATCTGCTGTACTACGAATCGACCAGCAGCAACGACGGACATGTCACGATCAAGTTGACGTTCGAAATCGGAACGAATCCAGACATTGCACAAGTTCAGACGCAAAATCGGGAGAAACTCGCTGAACCACAGCTGCCTCCGGAAGTCGTCCGACAGGGCATCTCGGTCAAAAAGATGTCCCCCGACCTTGTATTGGTGGTGGCGCTCAAGTCGACCGACCCTCGGCACGATGCCGTCTTTCTCTCCAACTATGCCACGCTTCGGATCGTCGATGACCTGAAGCGCGTCAAGGGTGTCGGGGATGCGCTGGTGTTTGGTCAGCAAAATTACAGCATGCGGATCATCCTTAACCCGCTGCTGATGGCCAAACTGGATCTCACTCCGAGTGACATCACGGCCATCATCCGTGAGCAGAATCGCGATTATCCAGCGGGGACGATCGGGCGTGAACCCGCTCCAAAGGGGACGGAGCTGACGATCCCCATCATCACCAAGGGTCGCTTGACCGAGGTCAAGGATTTTGAAGAGCTGATTGTACGGGCCCTTCCCGATGGTTCGACAGTGCGTCTCAAGGACGTTGCCCGCATTGAATTGGGGGCTCAGGCCTATGGTCTCGAAGGGCGATGGAACAGCAAACCGACGACCTTCATTCTGACGTTCTTATCACCCGGCGCGAACGCGCTTGATACCGTACGTCGTACGCGGGCTCAGATGGATGAACTCGCCAAGAATTTTCCAGCCAGCGTGTCATATGACACGCCGTATGACACCACGCGGTTTATTGAGATTTCTATCAAAGAAGTGGTCAAGACGCTGCTGGAAGCGATGGTGCTGGTTGTCTTCGTCGTGTATCTGTTTCTCCAGACCTGGCGTGCCACTATTATTCCCACCGTTGCCGTTCCCGTCTCGCTGATCGGAACGTTCATCGGCCTCTATGCCCTTGGTTTCTCCATCAATACGATCACCCTCTTCGGGATGGTGCTGGCCATTGGGATCGTCGTGGACGACGCCATCGTGGTGGTGGAGAACGTCGAGCGACATATGCGCGAGGATCGTCTCTCCGCGAAGGAGGCGGCCAAGCGGGCGATGAACGAAGTGACTGAGCCGATCATTGCCATTGTGTTGGTTCTCGTATCCGTCTTTGCTCCAGTCGGATTTATCGGCGGGATTACGGGGGCTCTCTATAAACAGTTCGCTGCGACGATCGCAATCTCCGTGACGGTTTCGGGGTTTGTCGCCCTGACTCTGAGTCCGGCGCTCTGCGGGGTGGTTCTGACGATTCATCAGGGCAGACGGAGTGGGTTTTGGGAATGGTTCGATCGCCAGTTCGGTCGGACACAACGGGGCTATACGCGTATCACGTCTGCGCTGCTTGTCAGGCCGATTCGTGTCATGGCGGTCTTCGTCCTCTTATTGGTTGCATCTATCGGACTCTTCGAGAAGTTGCCGAAAAGTTTTCTGCCCGAGGAAGACCAAGGGTACTTCATCGTGATCGCGCAACTCCCTGATGGGGCATCCAAACAGCGGACGGTCGCGGTACTCGAACGAGTCGAGCGATTTTTCCAGGCCATTCCGGCGGTCCATTCCACCGATGCGCTGACCGGGCAGAATTTCGTGTTCGGTACGAGAGGGCCCAATTCGGCGACCATGTTTGTCCCGTTACAACTATGGGATGAACGGCCTGAGCCTCAATACCATGCGAAGGCGTTGGTCGGTGCGGCGTACGGAGAGTTTGCCAAGATTCCGGAAGCTCTACTCTTGGCATTCAATGCACCGGCTATTCGTGGAGTCGGTGCCGTCGGCGGTTTCTCTGCTCAACTCCAAGATCCGAGCAGCGGCGACTTCAAAAAATTCGCCATGGTGGCGCAGCAATTCGTCGAGCGCGCACAGAAAGAGCCGGCGATCGGACGGGTCGGAACCAATTTCCGCGTCTCCTCACCGAGACTCTATGCCAATGTGAATCGGGAGCGAGCGAAAGCGCTGGGCGTGCCGATTTCGGATATTTTTGATACGCTCCAGGCATATTTCGGAAACTTTTACATCAATGACTTCGTCAAGTTCGGTCGCGTCTATCATGTGCAAACCGAAGCTGATGCTGAGTTTCGTGCGACACCGCAAAACCTGTCGAACATCTATGTGAGAGCCGTGAACGCACGGGGGATCAACATGATTCCGCTCGATACGCTTGTGACGGCGGAGTACCAGAGCGGACCGGACCCGGTGAACCACTTCAATGGGTACAACACAGCGTTGCTCCTGGGTGCGGCCGCACCGGGGTTCAGCTCAGGGCAAGCGTTGGAAGCCCTGGACCGAGTGGCGAAAGAGGTGCTGGTCCCTCAGGGCTATGCCATCGATTGGAGCAACATTTCCTTCCAAGAGCGACGAGTCGGGGGGCAATCCAATCAGGTCTTTGTCATCGGATTGTTGATGGTCTTTCTAGTCTTGGCGGCCCAGTTCGAGAGTTGGGTCGTGCCGTTTGCGGTGATTTTGGCCGTTCCATTCGGGATCTTCGGTGCGTTGACGGCCGTGTGGCTTCGAGGGTTTGAGAACGATCTCTACTTCCAGATCGGGCTGGTGACATTGATCGGCTTATCGGCGAAGAATGCGATCTTGATCGTCGAGTTTGCCAATACCCGATACGAGGCAGGGCGGCCCTTGATTGAGGCAGTCGTCGAAGCGGCACGGTTACGCTTTCGACCGATTATCATGACCTCAATGGCGTTCATTTTTGGTATGTTTCCACTGGTCATCGCCAGTGGTGCGGGAGCGGCAAGCCGTCAGTCGATAGGCACCGGTGTACTGGGTGGGATGTTGGGAGCGACGTTCTTGGCCATCTTTTTTGTTCCCCTTTTCTATGTCTTGATTCGTAAGTGGACTCAAGGTAGAGCTCATGCAGGTGTCGTGGCGACTCGGCTTACTGAGTCACCGTCACCAGAGGGGAAGGCCTAA
- a CDS encoding ABC transporter ATP-binding protein, translated as MTAVVNRPELAIDVSGMTKRFGARTVVDRIGLQVRRGEIYGFLGPNGSGKTTFIRMLCGLLRADEGRGTCLGYDVIHQSEAIKAAVGYMTQRFSFYEDLSIAENLDFVARMFGIPDRRVAVEQSLERLGLAGRREQLAGQLSGGWKQRLALAACLIHQPRLLLLDEPTAGVDPKARREFWEQIHELAADGLTFLITTHYMDEAERCHRLAYISYGKLLADGTVSDVIEQARLTTWSVSGPNLHQLAVELRRQPAVQQAVAFGDRLHVSGADPVMLEATVAAFRTSPYEWHQVDTGLEDVFIHLMEHSSDNFAS; from the coding sequence ATGACGGCTGTGGTCAATAGACCGGAATTGGCCATCGATGTGAGCGGGATGACCAAGCGGTTCGGGGCACGCACCGTCGTGGATCGCATTGGGCTACAAGTGCGCCGTGGTGAGATTTATGGGTTTCTCGGCCCGAACGGCAGCGGCAAGACCACCTTTATCAGGATGCTCTGTGGACTTCTTCGAGCGGACGAAGGCCGTGGTACCTGTCTGGGCTATGACGTCATTCACCAAAGCGAAGCCATCAAAGCTGCCGTCGGCTACATGACCCAGCGGTTCAGTTTCTATGAGGATCTGAGCATTGCAGAGAATCTGGACTTCGTTGCGCGTATGTTCGGAATTCCTGATCGACGGGTTGCGGTGGAGCAGAGCCTTGAACGGTTGGGGCTGGCTGGTCGTCGGGAACAGCTGGCGGGGCAACTCTCAGGAGGCTGGAAGCAGCGGCTCGCGCTGGCCGCCTGCTTGATCCATCAACCACGATTGCTGCTGCTCGATGAGCCGACCGCTGGGGTCGATCCGAAAGCGAGACGAGAATTCTGGGAACAGATCCACGAGCTGGCTGCCGACGGGCTCACCTTCCTGATCACCACTCACTACATGGATGAAGCTGAGCGTTGTCATCGGCTGGCCTACATTTCGTACGGCAAGCTGCTTGCCGATGGGACTGTCTCGGATGTGATCGAACAGGCGCGGCTCACGACCTGGTCGGTCAGCGGACCAAACCTCCATCAACTGGCCGTGGAACTTCGCCGGCAGCCTGCGGTTCAACAGGCGGTCGCGTTCGGAGATCGGCTCCATGTCAGCGGCGCCGATCCGGTCATGCTCGAAGCCACGGTGGCCGCGTTTCGTACCAGTCCCTATGAATGGCATCAGGTCGACACAGGGCTTGAAGATGTGTTCATCCATCTGATGGAGCACTCGTCGGATAATTTTGCATCATGA
- a CDS encoding HlyD family efflux transporter periplasmic adaptor subunit, with translation MEYCRPIRRQFLSIGITMIVLTPLAGCDKAPSDLVQGYVEGEYVYVASPYGGALATLSVRRGMQVTAGDPLFALEQISEKATRDEAARKLSEARANLDDRRKGKRPSEIASLRAQLQQAQAALQLSLREVARQEGLMTVPGAAVELEVDRVRSGRDQNQQRVSQLEADLNTALLGSRTDQVVAAEAEVRAKEAALAKAEWDLAQKRQVAPKAGFVFDTLYREGEWVPAGRPVVVLLPPDHIKVRAFVSQTKLGAMKLGDQVQVMVDGVQGSISGKVSYMSPKAEYTPPVLYSQGSRDKLVFMVEVLFDEARAVNLHPGQPVDIRFEDVQ, from the coding sequence ATTGGAATCACGATGATAGTGCTTACTCCCCTGGCTGGTTGCGACAAGGCTCCTTCCGATCTGGTTCAAGGCTATGTTGAAGGGGAGTATGTCTATGTGGCGTCCCCATACGGCGGGGCTTTAGCGACGTTATCTGTGCGGCGTGGAATGCAGGTGACGGCTGGTGATCCTCTGTTCGCGCTTGAGCAAATCTCTGAGAAAGCCACGAGAGATGAAGCAGCGCGGAAGTTGAGCGAAGCACGGGCGAATTTGGACGACCGACGAAAGGGCAAACGACCCTCTGAGATTGCCTCCCTCCGGGCACAGCTTCAACAGGCTCAGGCAGCACTACAGCTGTCGTTACGTGAAGTGGCTCGTCAGGAGGGACTTATGACGGTGCCAGGTGCGGCGGTGGAACTCGAGGTGGACCGGGTCCGATCAGGGCGGGATCAAAACCAGCAGCGAGTCTCGCAGCTCGAAGCGGACTTGAATACAGCTCTCTTGGGCTCCCGGACGGATCAAGTTGTGGCAGCCGAAGCGGAGGTTCGAGCGAAGGAAGCAGCGCTGGCCAAAGCCGAGTGGGATCTTGCGCAGAAGCGCCAGGTTGCACCGAAGGCCGGGTTCGTCTTTGACACGCTCTATCGCGAGGGTGAGTGGGTCCCGGCAGGTCGCCCCGTTGTCGTGCTGTTGCCTCCTGACCACATCAAGGTCCGTGCATTTGTGTCTCAAACGAAACTTGGGGCGATGAAGCTTGGTGACCAAGTCCAAGTCATGGTCGATGGCGTGCAAGGCTCGATCTCAGGAAAGGTCAGCTACATGTCACCGAAAGCTGAATATACGCCACCGGTGCTCTATAGCCAGGGCAGTCGTGACAAGCTGGTTTTCATGGTTGAGGTGCTGTTTGATGAGGCTCGCGCGGTGAACTTACATCCTGGCCAACCGGTGGACATCCGATTCGAGGACGTTCAATGA
- a CDS encoding nitroreductase family protein — MDQQDLNQLPIHELLARRWSPRAFDERPVDISLLRILFEAARWAPSSNNEQPWRFIVATKNQEADWTRLFDCLMEGNRRWAFRAPVLMLSIARMHFEESGRPNRHAFHDTGLATQNLVLQAAVHGLMARQMAGFDVEKTRTDLQIPSGYEPVAIIAIGYPGDPDVLPERLRERELKPRDRRPIEEWTFSGQWGVPY; from the coding sequence GTGGATCAGCAGGACCTCAATCAACTGCCTATTCATGAGTTGCTGGCCCGTCGGTGGAGTCCTCGTGCGTTTGATGAACGCCCTGTCGACATCAGTCTCTTGCGAATTCTGTTTGAAGCGGCTCGATGGGCCCCTTCGTCGAATAATGAACAGCCGTGGCGATTTATCGTGGCCACGAAGAACCAGGAAGCTGATTGGACGAGGCTCTTCGATTGTTTGATGGAAGGGAATCGTCGGTGGGCGTTTCGTGCGCCGGTCCTCATGCTTTCCATCGCCAGGATGCATTTTGAGGAAAGCGGACGACCGAATCGGCATGCCTTCCACGATACCGGATTGGCGACGCAGAACCTTGTTCTCCAAGCGGCGGTCCATGGATTGATGGCACGACAAATGGCCGGCTTTGATGTGGAAAAAACACGAACCGATTTACAGATTCCTTCCGGCTATGAGCCGGTCGCCATCATCGCGATCGGCTATCCCGGGGACCCGGATGTTCTGCCTGAACGACTGCGTGAGCGGGAGCTCAAACCGAGGGATCGTCGTCCAATTGAAGAGTGGACGTTTTCCGGTCAATGGGGAGTCCCCTATTGA
- a CDS encoding glucose 1-dehydrogenase, with protein MKPLSGKVAIVTGASSGIGRAIAERLADEGAIVIVNYNKSEDKAKEVVTLIQAKGGKALATQADMSQVADARRLVVETVKQFNRLDILVNNAGKFMPKPLEQTTEEDFESVIALNAKGPYFAMQEAARVLKDGGRIVNISTCGTHLSFPGATVYLGSKAALEQYTKGLAQELAPKGVTVNTVSPGFTETGMMTEEYRQVGLQLTPLKRLGSPNDIADVVAFIVSEEARWLTGQTIQAGGGIAM; from the coding sequence ATGAAACCATTGAGTGGGAAAGTGGCGATTGTGACCGGTGCGTCCAGTGGAATCGGGCGTGCCATTGCGGAACGGTTAGCGGACGAGGGTGCAATCGTCATCGTGAACTATAACAAGAGCGAGGACAAAGCGAAGGAAGTGGTCACCTTAATTCAAGCCAAGGGTGGGAAAGCGCTTGCAACCCAGGCCGACATGAGCCAGGTTGCTGATGCGCGTCGTCTTGTGGTCGAAACGGTCAAGCAATTCAACCGGCTGGATATTTTGGTGAATAATGCCGGCAAGTTCATGCCTAAACCACTCGAGCAGACGACGGAGGAGGATTTCGAAAGCGTGATCGCGTTGAATGCGAAGGGGCCGTACTTTGCAATGCAGGAGGCAGCGCGGGTGCTCAAAGACGGCGGGCGGATCGTGAATATTTCTACCTGCGGAACGCATTTGAGCTTCCCAGGGGCGACGGTTTATCTTGGGAGCAAAGCGGCGCTGGAACAATATACGAAAGGGCTTGCTCAGGAATTGGCTCCGAAAGGGGTCACTGTGAACACCGTGTCTCCTGGTTTTACGGAGACCGGCATGATGACCGAAGAATACCGACAGGTTGGCCTTCAATTGACACCCCTGAAGCGACTTGGCAGCCCAAACGATATTGCAGATGTGGTGGCGTTCATCGTCAGCGAAGAGGCACGCTGGTTGACTGGGCAGACGATACAGGCCGGTGGCGGCATCGCGATGTAG